A single Anopheles arabiensis isolate DONGOLA chromosome 2, AaraD3, whole genome shotgun sequence DNA region contains:
- the LOC120894839 gene encoding uncharacterized protein LOC120894839: MIRDSLFRRLVKRSKRFVVNLLTTTSAHGIGHVVQEGLHFIERIIWLSCIFIGVYGMVALSQRIWNRFQTSPTVISMDRNMYFWNTSFPSLTICSHRRIDEDKLADYIRMRGFDEDDAEQFREFIVLLANVTYTTFLDLPMYKTFGIAGYEYMELLYNLSWSFQPQVNSGTASVLSVQPTITELGLCLAVNSRIAVYNSYEYWQSRRWERVHEPAPLVVHPLDGEVYGQLIKLESSYEVFFHGSMEVAEISKRQYSFQESYYTTVELLALEILTSSNARELSISQRQCRFTHEDEMLLFSPVYSYNLCRIECRMKFAFKLCGCVPHFYRPVGKGNFRYRICDFEGLRCLGQRADEMITLRSKKNPIDCNCLPNCDDSNFFIQAYRSREWFLGANLQWGLTDYPKMQLNRDIIFGLSDVFVYIGGLGGFFLGCSLITFAEFVFFLTWRLFK; this comes from the exons ATGATTCGGGACAGCTTGTTCCGACGCTTGGTGAAGCGTTCGAAGCGCTTTGTCGTGAATCTACTGACCACCACCTCGGCCCACGGTATCGGACACGTTGTGCAGGAAGGGCTGCACTTTATCGAGCGTATAATATGGCTTTCCTGCATATTCATCGGTGTGTACGGTATGGTGGCACTGTCGCAGCGCatctggaaccgattccaaaCTTCACCGACCGTCATCTCGATGGATCGCAATATGTACTTCTGGAACACGAGCTTTCCGAGTTTGACCATCTGTTCGCACCGGCGCATCGATGAGGACAAGCTGGCCGATTACATCCGGATGCGGGGCTTCGACGAGGACGATGCAGAGCAGTTCCGGGAGTTTATCGTGCTGCTTGCCAACGTAACGTACACCACGTTTCTCGATCTCCCGATGTACAAAACGTTCGGCATTGCGGGCTACGAGTACATGGAGCTGCTGTACAACTTGTCCTGGAGCTTTCAGCCCCAGGTCAACAGCGGCACGGCTAGTGTGCTGTCCGTGCAGCCCACCATTACCGAGCTGGGGCTGTGTTTGGCAGTGAACTCGCGCATTGCCGTGTACAATTCGTACGAGTATTGGCAATCTCGGCGCTGGGAGCGCGTCCACGAGCCGGCCCCGCTGGTGGTGCATCCACTGGACGGGGAGGTGTACGGGCAGCTGATCAAGCTCGAAAGTTCCTACGAAGTGTTCTTCCACGGATCGATGGAGGTGGCCGAAATCTCCAAACGGCAGTACTCTTTCCAGGAGTCTTACTACACGACGGTGGAGCTGCTAGCGCTAGAAATACTTACCTCCAGCAACGCCCGCGAACTATCCATCTCCCAGCGGCAGTGTCGGTTTACGCACGAGGACGAAATGCTCCTGTTCAGTCCGGTTTACAGCTACAATTTGTGCCGCATCGAGTGCCGGATGAAGTTCGCTTTCAAACTGTGCGGCTGTGTGCCCCATTTCTATCGACCGGTCGGTAAAGGCAACTTCCGCTACCGTATCTGTGACTTTGAAGGTTTACGATGCCTAGGACAGCGGGCAG ATGAGATGATAACGCTGCGCTCTAAAAAGAACCCAATCGATTGTAACTGTCTACCGAATTGTGATGATTCCAACTTCTTCATACAAGCATAC CGATCGCGTGAGTGGTTTCTTGGCGCCAATCTACAGTGGGGTTTGACGGATTATCCCAAAATGCAGTTGAACAGGGACATTATATTCGGGTTGTCGGATGTATTCG TGTACATTGGTGGATTGGGAGGGTTCTTTCTCGGGTGCAGTTTGATCACATTTGCAGAGTTCGTGTTCTTTCTCACCTGGAGACTATTTAAATAA
- the LOC120898783 gene encoding protein C1orf43 homolog isoform X1 → MEELSGVMIVLIIGGGVLGVTMCFIFAKRQIVRFTLRQRRGPHVAVGHDTKKSIKKEIERRIDCIQKIYYEPKLIWDDKQQDDEKYILKPDTTLPPYYWRMKAVDDVKELEREIAKQDGATRHPRDSMRAFLLTTLAAPLNGSGQRLIHQFCDMYDHARHDPNEFGEEEYQSYQRLLKKLSEATKMLKSYSSSRKSSPNRTPVKKHSKMQSLLDPARLRPPPVALTPGNAGDTIISNTRMNLSLAVQLQQQQEQQFQQPDLEENEILSISQYHGETETFTIRRSFKN, encoded by the exons ATGGAGGAGTTATCGGGAGTTATGATCGTGTTGATTATAGGTGGTGGCGTTTTAGGAGTTAcaatgtgtttcatttttgcaaAGCGCCAGATCGTCCGATTTACGCTCAGACAAAGACGTGGGCCCCACGTCGCTGTTGGACATGATACTAAAAAG tccaTCAAAAAGGAAATTGAGCGTAGAATCGACTGTATACAAAAAATTTACTACGAACCAAAACTCATTTGGGATGATAAGCAGCAAGACgatgaaaaatacattttgaaaCCTGATACCACATTACCGCCGTACTACTGGCGCATGAAGGCAGTGGATGATGTGAAAGAGCTGGAAAGGGAAATCGCCAAACAGGACGGGGCTACCAGGCATCCTAGAGATAGCATGAGGGCGTTTCTTCTGACTACACTTGCGGCTCCTCTGAATGGATCCGGTCAACGACTGATTCATCAGTTCTGTGATAT GTATGACCATGCTCGGCATGATCCAAACGAATTTGGCGAGGAGGAGTATCAATCGTACCAACGCTTGCTCAAGAAACTGTCCGAAGC tacaaaaatgttgaaatctTACTCAAGCAGTCGAAAATCTTCACCAAATCGAACGCCGGTgaaaaaacactccaaaatGCAATCACTGCTCGATCCTGCCAGATTACGTCCTCCGCCAGTAGCACTGACACCTGGAAACGCAGGTGACACGATAATTTCAAACACCCGCATGAACTTATCACTGGCGGTGCaactgcaacaacagcaagagCAACAATTCCAGCAGCCCGATCTTGAGGAAAACGAAATTCTCAGCATTTCCCAGTACCACGGCGAAACAG AAACGTTTACTATACGCAGGTCTTTCAAAAATTGA
- the LOC120898783 gene encoding protein C1orf43 homolog isoform X3: protein MEELSGVMIVLIIGGGVLGVTMCFIFAKRQIVRFTLRQRRGPHVAVGHDTKKSIKKEIERRIDCIQKIYYEPKLIWDDKQQDDEKYILKPDTTLPPYYWRMKAVDDVKELEREIAKQDGATRHPRDSMRAFLLTTLAAPLNGSGQRLIHQFCDMYDHARHDPNEFGEEEYQSYQRLLKKLSEATKMLKSYSSSRKSSPNRTPVKKHSKMQSLLDPARLRPPPVALTPGNAGDTIISNTRMNLSLAVQLQQQQEQQFQQPDLEENEILSISQYHGETGLSKIEMV, encoded by the exons ATGGAGGAGTTATCGGGAGTTATGATCGTGTTGATTATAGGTGGTGGCGTTTTAGGAGTTAcaatgtgtttcatttttgcaaAGCGCCAGATCGTCCGATTTACGCTCAGACAAAGACGTGGGCCCCACGTCGCTGTTGGACATGATACTAAAAAG tccaTCAAAAAGGAAATTGAGCGTAGAATCGACTGTATACAAAAAATTTACTACGAACCAAAACTCATTTGGGATGATAAGCAGCAAGACgatgaaaaatacattttgaaaCCTGATACCACATTACCGCCGTACTACTGGCGCATGAAGGCAGTGGATGATGTGAAAGAGCTGGAAAGGGAAATCGCCAAACAGGACGGGGCTACCAGGCATCCTAGAGATAGCATGAGGGCGTTTCTTCTGACTACACTTGCGGCTCCTCTGAATGGATCCGGTCAACGACTGATTCATCAGTTCTGTGATAT GTATGACCATGCTCGGCATGATCCAAACGAATTTGGCGAGGAGGAGTATCAATCGTACCAACGCTTGCTCAAGAAACTGTCCGAAGC tacaaaaatgttgaaatctTACTCAAGCAGTCGAAAATCTTCACCAAATCGAACGCCGGTgaaaaaacactccaaaatGCAATCACTGCTCGATCCTGCCAGATTACGTCCTCCGCCAGTAGCACTGACACCTGGAAACGCAGGTGACACGATAATTTCAAACACCCGCATGAACTTATCACTGGCGGTGCaactgcaacaacagcaagagCAACAATTCCAGCAGCCCGATCTTGAGGAAAACGAAATTCTCAGCATTTCCCAGTACCACGGCGAAACAG GTCTTTCAAAAATTGAAATGGTATAA
- the LOC120894838 gene encoding uncharacterized protein LOC120894838, translating into MTPEKFLRRPKSKTCEKLKNSKTMENESSSAASTSSPENASSRHLADFVDGINSAKQSTPLAPASLQGTANKRQLRRKRRRISLSEEDKELFDKNFEESIQTAAVKNNLTSMCVKKLLKNIVANDHVFAMVLLKEEEDTQKLKEDVSKASKSVSHEDDDDDDDDDDDDEKVQPEPKLTRLKAKQLKQIPLPIASLNEPIPDDEVAALIREELNSDDDDEEYKPTEDEIVSDDDPNTTVSDVDSQPRTPASVASVVDPDNEPYVRYTKDGLFKIPKPRNDSQCSQSEQEQEQENIALRTRSKLCLTTTAIETLESTFIPPDITKDMYEYDGEMDQAWKDFLEEFTKPLPNNLEDDDDNDPEYVAAEGIPLDPEEMKTLKVSKKELNELVQELMEMGATDDQSLLEETLTKTINESLNSQMNDRDALLSTPVPAEESNCIDDTIQSTIAESNVSTMPEQLSSTAVLPPKPSVNEFVQTTEQLDTPGSGSGYNPTMYATECVQFPTHNDMPSISSSADGSDITGASLQSTAIFSTISNEISSQNDSYNYTVLQNCTKQPKFLLKYNSLEETSGDELSPKRYRLSSTTVPVEVNVSETTPGMNDYQFKLLHQQLRMHVQLTAQHFLQTYGHPTMWQMAPKFKTMLTELAQIGRAKPNIVPWNLPLALDCCQSWENQLAVDDDNTKSLMKFWKDELDREEKERKIRRIYHSDFHWMVREKIINCRAFIYPSLIPYKAFRTCLSLQASGANNCEKHLIATWLERAQEALEKNSKYLKSKNALQKVPIGKVCEYVVKHYVHGMFSTARLKNLVYKRKSDPGKPSNPISFFLLNGYAPPYQHELEVFDANNVIPLSQYHKDTLHYNWERYIHFQRKAFLDILPCNKSGPQPIVYNGAAQIPPPGGASNGPDSAFSIGVLLPEGESETTIQTQNQCIPLQNSDTERSQPVNNDAADAQVGAVVRVAYDKFVVSFLNSVQENDVPVIVEGPSDGENTDISTAVSSISDESVFPAKHCVSLLGGENARNGSGQHGNLSRSAAVATLYAAMKKYLRVLKNEVKQELTGSLLADATHPLYRVYAHFKTLEVYCRFLDELRKMCENLDAYQYKPLPHCSYRQVQQGLLRLSCSHRTDGSLVINAEYITDQFEDYRSMEDKDATYAFNYYEKVEETLLASGRGDLLQRFEQILRNYDESENRVSVLYYQIEDLLGESFPQLVDMFLTFLLPGQAAEVGKFFEHFILTNMGDFLEKLNVFFAKQPSQIKKIHACLNELSNEPDVTMEQVKTKVLPLLKSSTLLTEWFLQLFPGERPPESPVSDYEHIGLKKHALNESFDAGSVYEHVSYIETLPEVSEVPGSSNAIRYIQGRIFQGAQPARLTFLANNFLTKVAVPDQPSSEEIVTNGENLCDDATLMAHAIRLNPLVHCPKGITYADVAHLLVENSKEMDVRPLPETSVANAHANEEDNKPGTSSKKLTPKLPLKKRFNSPSPRKTGNSPGDEKSSPVSNKESATSKKAAAASTVAITIPPESKALATARKLKSLVDSPQTSSQEERQLDGTSPADPACSVKKKPETTVQPAKQSAPVISNSSSSSSSGGNSNAGGCSVKVSNSSTNVETRQEPEGQKQANSIDAPSWTREEDKIILQDIIKGYSSVDTFIQQIEQKIPSRTSEQIRNRFEFLLRMLRQVKQK; encoded by the exons ATGACGCCGGAAAAGTTTCTTAGACGACCTAAATCTAAAACATGTGAAAAGcttaaaaacagtaaaactatggaaaatgaaagttccagtGCGGCATCTACCTCATCTCCTGAAAATGCATCAAGCAGACACTTGGCTGATTTCGTGGACGGCATCAATTCTGCCAAACAATCCACACCCTTGGCACCGGCCTCGTTACAAGGCACCGCAAACAAACGACAGCTACGAAGAAAAAG GCGAAGAATTTCGTTGTCCGAAGAGGATAAAGAACTGTTTGACAAAAACTTTGAAGAATCAATACAAACTGCAGCGGTTAAAAATAATCTTACTTCGATGTGTGTCAAAAAGCTGTTAAAG AACATTGTTGCGAACGATCATGTGTTCGCTATGGTTTTGCTGAAGGAGGAAGAGGATACTCAGAAATTAAAAGAAGATGTCAGTAAAGCATCAAAATCTGTGAGTCAtgaagatgacgatgatgatgatgatgatgatgatgatgatgagaaaGTGCAACCTGAGCCCAAACTGACACGCTTAAAGGCAAAGCAGCTGAAGCAAATACCTTTGCCGATTGCTTCACTCAACGAACCAATCCCTGATGATGAGGTGGCGGCTTTGATCCGCGAAGAGTTAAATTcagacgatgacgatgaggaGTATAAGCCAACAGAGGACGAAATTGTCTCCGATGATGATCCAAATACCACTGTGTCGGATGTCGATTCGCAACCCAGAACGCCAGCATCAGTGGCTTCTGTTGTTGATCCGGATAATGAACCGTACGTTCGGTATACTAAAGATGGTCTGTTTAAGATTCCAAAACCTCGAAACGATAGCCAATGCTCGCAATCtgagcaggagcaggagcaaGAAAATATTGCATTACGAACTCGGTCCAAGTTATGCTTAACAACGACTGCAATTGAAACACTGGAATCTACATTTATACCACCGGATATTACGAAGGATATGTATGAATATGACGGAGAAATGGATCAAGCTTGGAAGGATTTTTTGGAGGAGTTCACCAAGCCATTAC CGAATAATttggaagatgatgatgataacgaTCCAGAGTATGTTGCGGCCGAAGGAATACCAT TGGATCCCgaggaaatgaaaacattgAAAGTTTCCAAAAAGGAACTGAATGAGTTGGTTCAAGAGTTAATGGAAATGGGTGCGACGGACGATCAATCTCTGTTAGAAGAAACTTTGACTAAAACTATCAACGAATCTTTAAATTCTCAAATGAATGATCGAGATGCTTTGTTAAGTACGCCTGTTCCAGCAGAAGAAAGTAATTGTATCGATGATACGATACAGTCAACCATTGCTGAAAGTAATGTTTCAACCATGCCAGAACAGTTGTCTTCGACGGCTGTGTTACCACCGAAACCATCGGTCAATGAGTTTGTTCAAACTACGGAACAGTTGGATACTCCTGGCTCTGGTTCTGGATATAACCCAACTATGTACGCTACTGAATGCGTACAATTTCCAACTCATAACGATATGCCATCGATATCCAGTAGTGCGGATGGTAGTGACATCACCGGAGCTTCTTTACAGTCGACGGCAATATTTTCAACGATCTCAAATGAAATAAGTAGTCAAAACGATTCCTATAATTACACCGTTCTGCAGAACTGTACGAAACAACCGAAGTTTCTATTGAAATATAATAGCCTAGAGGAAACTTCGGGGGATGAGTTGTCGCCAAAGAGGTATCGCCTTAGCTCTACAACCGTGCCCGTTGAAGTGAACGTATCGGAAACGACACCAGGAATGAATGATTATCAGTTTAAATTACTGCACCAGCAGCTACGAATGCACGTTCAGCTGACCGCGCAACATTTTCTGCAAACATATGGTCATCCCACGATGTGGCAGATGGCACCCAAGTTTAAAACGATGCTTACAGAACTAGCGCAGATTGGAAGAGCGAAGCCAAACATTGTTCCGTGGAATTTGCCATTGGCATTAGATTGTTGTCAAAGTTGGGAGAATCAGTTAGCCGTGGACGATGACAACACAAAGTCGCTGATGAAATTCTGGAAAGATGAGTTAGATAGagaggaaaaggagcgaaagaTACGTCGAATTTATCACAGTGATTTTCATTGGATGGTTAGAGAAAAGATCATAAATTGCAGGGCCTTCATATATCCGTCCCTGATACCGTACAAAGCTTTCCGCACTTGCCTTTCCTTGCAAGCAAGCGGCGCAAACAACTGTGAAAAACA CTTGATTGCAACATGGTTAGAGCGAGCACAAGAAGCGCTTGAGAAAAatagtaaatatttaaaatcgaAAAATGCACTGCAGAAGGTCCCAATAGGAAAAGTTTGTGAATATGTTGTTAAACACTATGTTCACGGTATGTTCAGCACGGCTCGTTTGAAAAACTTAGTATATAAACGAAAATCAGATCCGGGTAAACCGTCCAATCCTATATCG TTTTTCCTTCTCAACGGTTATGCGCCTCCGTATCAGCATGAGCTGGAGGTGTTTGACGCAAATAATGTTATTCCACTTTCACAGTACCACAAGGACACGCTCCATTATAATTGGGAACGGTATATACATTTTCAGAGAAAG GCTTTCCTTGATATACTGCCGTGTAATAAGAGCGGGCCGCAACCAATCGTGTACAATGGAGCTGCTCAAATACCACCGCCGGGAGGCGCATCGAACGGACCGGATAGTGCCTTCAGTATAGGTGTGCTGCTTCCGGAAGGAGAATCGGAAACAACAATTCAAACGCAGAATCAGTGCATTCCGTTACAAAACAGTGACACGGAAAGAAGTCAGCCAGTGAACAATGATGCGGCCGATGCGCAAGTTGGTGCGGTTGTCCGTGTTGCTTACGATAAGTTTGTGGTGAGCTTTTTGAATAGCGTTCAAGAAAATGATGTGCCTGTGATTGTGGAGGGTCCAAGTGATGGCGAAAATACCGACATAAGCACCGCTGTGTCCAGTATCAGTGATGAGTCTGTTTTCCCTGCGAAACATTGTGTGTCTTTGTTGGGGGGTGAAAATGCTAGGAATGGTAGTGGCCAACATGGTAATCTTTCACGCTCGGCAGCAGTCGCGACACTGTACGCTGCCATGAAAAAATATCTGCGGGTGTTGAAGAACGAAGTAAAACAGGAGCTGACAGGTTCATTGCTTGCGGATGCAACTCACCCGCTGTACCGTGTGTATGCTCACTTCAAAACTTTAGAAGTGTATTGTCGATTTCTAGATGAACTAcgaaaaatgtgtgaaaacCTTGATGCATATCAATACAAACCTCTGCCACATTGTTCTTACCGGCAGGTACAGCAAGGTTTATTGCGACTATCATGCAGCCATCGTACTGATGGCAGTCTCGTCATAAACGCCGAGTACATTACAGACCAATTTGAGGATTACCGGAGCATGGAAGACAAGGATGCTACGTATGCGTTTAACTACTACGAAAAGGTGGAGGAAACGTTGCTTGCATCCGGTCGTGGTGATCTGCTGCAGCGCTTTGAGCAGATTTTGAGGAACTATGATGAGTCGGAGAACCGGGTGTCTGTGTTGTACTATCAAATCGAAGACTTGCTGGGAGAAAGCTTTCCACAGCTGGTGGACATGTTTCTTACCTTCCTGCTGCCGGGCCAGGCGGCCGAGGTGGGGAAATTTTTCGAGCACTTTATTCTGACAAACATGGGAGATTTTCTAGAGAAGCTAAATGTGTTCTTTGCCAAACAGCCATCCCAGATCAAAAAGATACATGCTTGCCTAAACGAACTGTCCAACGAACCGGACGTTACGATGGAACAAGTGAAAACGAAAGTATTACCACTGCTCAAGAGCAGTACGCTTCTTACCGAATGGTTCCTGCAACTATTTCCCGGCGAACGTCCTCCCGAATCGCCCGTAAGTGACTATGAACACATTGGGCTGAAAAAACACGCCCTAAATGAAAGCTTCGATGCTGGATCGGTTTACGAACATGTGTCCTACATTGAAACGCTTCCGGAAGTGTCAGAAGTGCCTGGTTCTTCCAATGCAATTCGTTACATACAGGGAAGAATATTCCAAGGGGCTCAACCAGCACGATTGACATTTCTCGCGAATAATTTTCTCACGAAGGTGGCTGTTCCCGACCAGCCTTCATCTGAAGAGATAGTAACGAATGGCGAGAATCTCTGTGATGATGCGACGCTGATGGCACATGCCATTCGTCTGAACCCGTTGGTACACTGCCCGAAAGGTATCACGTATGCGGATGTTGCTCATCTATTGGTAGAGAATAGTAAAGAAATGGACGTCCGACCCTTACCCGAAACTTCCGTTGCAAATGCTCATGCAAATGAGGAGGACAATAAACCAGGAACCAGTTCCAAAAAGCTAACACCAAAGCTACCGTTGAAAAAACGATTCAATTCGCCGAGTCCACGTAAGACAGGAAACTCGCCGGGCGATGAGAAATCATCGCCAGTGAGTAATAAGGAATCAGCGACGTCAAAGAAGGCGGCTGCTGCTTCTACAGTGGCGATAACGATACCGCCAGAGTCCAAGGCTTTGGCAACGGCGCGGAAATTAAAATCGCTTGTTGACTCACCACAAACAAGCTCTCAGGAAGAGCGACAGTTAGACGGAACTAGCCCAGCTGATCCAGCATGCAGTGTGAAGAAAAAGCCAGAAACAACAGTACAACCTGCAAAACAATCCGCGCCTGTAATAtccaacagtagcagcagtagtagtagtggcgGCAATTCTAATGCTGGCGGCTGTAGTGTTAAAGTCAGTAATAGCAGTACCAATGTTGAAACGCGCCAGGAACCAGAAGGACAGAAGCAAGCCAACAGTATAGATGCGCCAAGTTGGACGCGAGAGGAAGACAAAATAATTCTGCAGGATATAATAAAAGGATACTCATCGGTAGATACGTTCATTCAGCAGATCGAACAGAAAATACCATCTAGGACTAGTGAGCAGATACGAAATAGGTTTGAATTTTTGCTGCGAATGTTACGCCAGGTTAAACAGAAATGA
- the LOC120894840 gene encoding dynein regulatory complex protein 9-like isoform X2, protein MLCAPSCIIHLNNRSNQSTISIEKHRNKGLHSIVIELSENPKHLASESCSSYATTSLGSVIPRDDSASGEDRIYYDRFEYMDRCKKVHSLAKKHDVLKFQCHELNHQLHVASQIEIAKQRFVAFWESARKEQLKQSILLDVQNLRKKQTFIEGERTNALQAAGIIDQYYDWKLASIESEIENWMNRFDREKEEQDARFQKARATEKYWNELSQIHEQQVRDIGLLEVDLERWEEDAKFKVFCHRMATKLQAWWRGVMVRKGFGKFGTAGRNRGIKGKGKDKKAKKTRK, encoded by the exons ATGTTATGCGCACCGAGTTGCATTATACATTTGAACAATCGTAGCAACCAGAGCACAATCTCTATAGAGAAG CACAGAAACAAAGGATTGCATTCGATAGTAATTGAGCTGTCCGAAAATCCGAAACACCTAGCATCCGAATCTTGTAGCTCATACGCTACTACCTCCCTTGGCAGTGTGATACCCCGCGACGATAGCGCTTCGGGAGAAGATCGAATCTACTACGATCGTTTTGAATATATGGACCGATGTAAAAAAGTTCACAGTTTAGCGAAAAAACACGACGTTCTGAAATTTCAGTGTCACGAACTAAACCATCAGCTTCAC GTAGCATCGCAAATCGAAATAGCGAAACAGCGGTTCGTGGCGTTTTGGGAATCAGCACGTAAAGAGCAACTGAAGCAGTCCATTTTGCTAGACGTACAAAATCTACGCAAGAAACAAACGTTCATCGAGGGAGAACGGACCAATGCACTACAAGCTGCCGGTATCATCGACCAGTACTACGATTGGAAGCTGGCCAGCATTGAAAGTGAGATTGAAAATTGGATGAACCGGTTCGATCGCGAAAAGGAGGAACAAGATGCCCGATTTCAGAAAGCACGCGCTACGGAAAAGTACTGGAACGAGTTGTCGCAAATTCATGAACAACAAGTGCGGGATATAGGCCTTTTAGAAGTCGACTTGGAGCGTTGGGAGGAGGATGCAAAGTTCAAAGTGTTTTGTCACAGAATGGCCACTAAATTGCAAGCCTGGTGGCGAGGCGTGATGGTCAGAAAAGGCTTTGGCAAGTTTGGCACAGCTGGAAGAAACAGGGGAATAAAAGGCAAGGGCAAAgacaaaaaagctaaaaagaCAAGGAAATAG
- the LOC120894840 gene encoding dynein regulatory complex protein 9-like isoform X1 yields the protein MADARFEESILIIRAIVAECLRKLEILSWCEKNAHLYDSTRTYSIAKLLQHRNKGLHSIVIELSENPKHLASESCSSYATTSLGSVIPRDDSASGEDRIYYDRFEYMDRCKKVHSLAKKHDVLKFQCHELNHQLHVASQIEIAKQRFVAFWESARKEQLKQSILLDVQNLRKKQTFIEGERTNALQAAGIIDQYYDWKLASIESEIENWMNRFDREKEEQDARFQKARATEKYWNELSQIHEQQVRDIGLLEVDLERWEEDAKFKVFCHRMATKLQAWWRGVMVRKGFGKFGTAGRNRGIKGKGKDKKAKKTRK from the exons ATGGCCGATGCAAGATTCGAAGAAAGTATCCTCATCATAAGAGCAATTGTAGCGGAATGTTTACGAAAGCTTGAAATTCTCAGCTGGTGTGAGAAGAATGCACACTTGTATGACTCTACTCGCACGTATTCCATTGCTAAATTGTTACAGCACAGAAACAAAGGATTGCATTCGATAGTAATTGAGCTGTCCGAAAATCCGAAACACCTAGCATCCGAATCTTGTAGCTCATACGCTACTACCTCCCTTGGCAGTGTGATACCCCGCGACGATAGCGCTTCGGGAGAAGATCGAATCTACTACGATCGTTTTGAATATATGGACCGATGTAAAAAAGTTCACAGTTTAGCGAAAAAACACGACGTTCTGAAATTTCAGTGTCACGAACTAAACCATCAGCTTCAC GTAGCATCGCAAATCGAAATAGCGAAACAGCGGTTCGTGGCGTTTTGGGAATCAGCACGTAAAGAGCAACTGAAGCAGTCCATTTTGCTAGACGTACAAAATCTACGCAAGAAACAAACGTTCATCGAGGGAGAACGGACCAATGCACTACAAGCTGCCGGTATCATCGACCAGTACTACGATTGGAAGCTGGCCAGCATTGAAAGTGAGATTGAAAATTGGATGAACCGGTTCGATCGCGAAAAGGAGGAACAAGATGCCCGATTTCAGAAAGCACGCGCTACGGAAAAGTACTGGAACGAGTTGTCGCAAATTCATGAACAACAAGTGCGGGATATAGGCCTTTTAGAAGTCGACTTGGAGCGTTGGGAGGAGGATGCAAAGTTCAAAGTGTTTTGTCACAGAATGGCCACTAAATTGCAAGCCTGGTGGCGAGGCGTGATGGTCAGAAAAGGCTTTGGCAAGTTTGGCACAGCTGGAAGAAACAGGGGAATAAAAGGCAAGGGCAAAgacaaaaaagctaaaaagaCAAGGAAATAG
- the LOC120898783 gene encoding protein C1orf43 homolog isoform X2 — protein sequence MEELSGVMIVLIIGGGVLGVTMCFIFAKRQIVRFTLRQRRGPHVAVGHDTKKSIKKEIERRIDCIQKIYYEPKLIWDDKQQDDEKYILKPDTTLPPYYWRMKAVDDVKELEREIAKQDGATRHPRDSMRAFLLTTLAAPLNGSGQRLIHQFCDMYDHARHDPNEFGEEEYQSYQRLLKKLSEATKMLKSYSSSRKSSPNRTPVKKHSKMQSLLDPARLRPPPVALTPGNAGDTIISNTRMNLSLAVQLQQQQEQQFQQPDLEENEILSISQYHGETGRHSFSLSDR from the exons ATGGAGGAGTTATCGGGAGTTATGATCGTGTTGATTATAGGTGGTGGCGTTTTAGGAGTTAcaatgtgtttcatttttgcaaAGCGCCAGATCGTCCGATTTACGCTCAGACAAAGACGTGGGCCCCACGTCGCTGTTGGACATGATACTAAAAAG tccaTCAAAAAGGAAATTGAGCGTAGAATCGACTGTATACAAAAAATTTACTACGAACCAAAACTCATTTGGGATGATAAGCAGCAAGACgatgaaaaatacattttgaaaCCTGATACCACATTACCGCCGTACTACTGGCGCATGAAGGCAGTGGATGATGTGAAAGAGCTGGAAAGGGAAATCGCCAAACAGGACGGGGCTACCAGGCATCCTAGAGATAGCATGAGGGCGTTTCTTCTGACTACACTTGCGGCTCCTCTGAATGGATCCGGTCAACGACTGATTCATCAGTTCTGTGATAT GTATGACCATGCTCGGCATGATCCAAACGAATTTGGCGAGGAGGAGTATCAATCGTACCAACGCTTGCTCAAGAAACTGTCCGAAGC tacaaaaatgttgaaatctTACTCAAGCAGTCGAAAATCTTCACCAAATCGAACGCCGGTgaaaaaacactccaaaatGCAATCACTGCTCGATCCTGCCAGATTACGTCCTCCGCCAGTAGCACTGACACCTGGAAACGCAGGTGACACGATAATTTCAAACACCCGCATGAACTTATCACTGGCGGTGCaactgcaacaacagcaagagCAACAATTCCAGCAGCCCGATCTTGAGGAAAACGAAATTCTCAGCATTTCCCAGTACCACGGCGAAACAG GCCgtcattctttttctttgtcaGACCGTTAA